The following proteins are encoded in a genomic region of Alnus glutinosa chromosome 8, dhAlnGlut1.1, whole genome shotgun sequence:
- the LOC133875075 gene encoding transcription factor GTE3, chloroplastic: MASGLLGGDEAREKKRRWEESNKVYTRKQNKKPKNSNNVSSQTLATTTEDNNSQQARSSDAAASDDSSSLNLPQPVAQSDRELANGNGLPGYTSFENRVRISVSSRSKSEVRELRRKLVSELDQVRGLMKKLEDAVDRVGSAMRVNSEVGSNSKPFRAVAETNDQWVGELVEKEKRTPKEKQYHKNSNLVSRKESNKKLKSNGGKRDGGREMGFMVDRDWHSSPVFKSCSDLLTKLMKHKFGWVFNKPVDVKGLGLHDYHTIIKHPMDLGTVKNRLSKNWYKSAREFAEDVRRTFSNAMLYNPKGQDVHFMAEQLSKIFDDQWKPIEVEFNRTRRIEKAHDAGLSTPTSRKAPMLARARAPAPASVLAPAPPPPVEMRTLDRSESMTMPVEPKLKAASSGQLGRITVPKKPKARDFEKRDMTYEEKQRLSLNLQSLPSEKLDNIVQIIRKRNPGMFQQDDEIEVDMASVDPETLWELDRFVTTYKKSLSKNKRKAELAPNSEAETDRATQETNLAPAIAEAPKETEPAENHTTKFTPVQGEKKQGDNMSGSSSSGGSGSGSSSSDSDSDSPSASGSDAEHLP, encoded by the exons ATGGCTTCAGGGCTCTTAGGCGGTGACGAAGCGAGAGAGAAGAAGCGCAGGTGGGAGGAGAGCAACAAAGTCTATACCCGAAAGCAAAACAagaaacccaagaattccaacAATGTGTCCTCCCAAACCCTAGCCACCACCACCGAAGACAACAACTCTCAACAGGCGCGGAGTTCCGATGCGGCGGCTTCTGATGATTCGTCTAGCCTCAATCTCCCGCAGCCGGTAGCACAGAGCGATCGTGAGCTCGCCAATGGGAATGGCTTGCCGGGTTATACGAGTTTCGAGAACCGGGTTAGGATTAGCGTGAGTTCGAGGTCGAAGAGTGAGGTTAGAGAGCTTAGGAGGAAGCTAGTGAGTGAGCTTGACCAAGTGAGGGGCCTAATGAAGAAGCTTGAAGATGCGGTTGATAGGGTTGGGAGTGCAATGAGGGTCAATTCAGAGGTGGGTTCCAATTCGAAGCCGTTTCGGGCTGTGGCGGAGACTAATGATCAATGGGTTGGTGAATTAGTGGAGAAAGAGAAGAGGACGCCCAAGGAAAAACAGTATCATAAGAATTCGAATTTGGTTTCAAGGAAGGAAAGTAACAAGAAGTTGAAATCCAATGGAGGGAAGAGGGATGGTGGGCGTGAAATGGGATTCATGGTTGACAGGGATTGGCATTCGAGTCCGGTGTTTAAGAGCTGTAGTGATTTGCTCACCAAGTTGATGAAGCATAAGTTTGGTTGGGTGTTTAATAAGCCAGTGGATGTGAAGGGTCTCGGACTTCATGATTACCATACCATTATAAAGCACCCTATGGATTTGGGAACGGTGAAGAACAGGCTGAGCAAGAATTGGTATAAGTCGGCAAGGGAGTTTGCAGAGGATGTAAGACGTACGTTTAGTAATGCCATGTTGTATAATCCAAAAGGGCAGGATGTTCACTTCATGGCTGAGCAGCTGTCCAAGATATTTGATGACCAATGGAAGCCCATAGAGGTCGAGTTTAATCGTACTAGGAGAATTGAAAAGGCTCATGATGCAGGTTTGTCAACACCCACTTCAAGAAAGGCTCCAATGctagctcgagctcgagctcctGCTCCGGCTTCAGTTCTAGCGCCTGCTCCTCCACCACCAGTGGAAATGAGGACTTTGGATAGATCAGAATCTATGACAATGCCTGTGGAGCCCAAATTGAAAGCTGCTAGCTCTGGTCAGCTGGGTAGGATCACCGTTCCGAAGAAACCTAAAGCTAGGGATTTTGAAAAAAGGGACATGACTTACGAGGAGAAGCAGAGGCTCAGCTTAAACCTTCAGAGTTTGCCTTCGGAGAAACTAGATAATATTGTCCAGATAATTAGGAAGAGGAATCCTGGGATGTTTCAACAAGATGATGAGATTGAAGTGGACATGGCAAGTGTTGATCCAGAAACACTTTGGGAACTAGATAGATTTGTGACCACTTACAAGAAGAGTTTGAGCAAGAATAAGAGAAAAGCTGAACTTGCTCCTAATTCAGAGGCAGAAACCGACCGTGCTACCCAGGAGACA AATCTGGCTCCAGCCATTGCCGAGGCACCAAAAGAAACTGAACCAG CTGAAAACCATACTACCAAATTCACCCCAGTTCAAGGAGAAAAAAAGCAAGGTGATAACATGAGTGGATCGAGTAGTTCCGGTGGCAGCGGCTCTGGATCCTCTTCAAGTG ATTCTGACAGTGATAGTCCCTCTGCTTCTGGATCAGATGCGGAGCATTTACCTTGA